From Candidatus Neomarinimicrobiota bacterium, the proteins below share one genomic window:
- a CDS encoding type II and III secretion system protein, with protein sequence MKKFLKTLTLLMILPLALVGQSMRDLEYQVIKLSYVEVDRALAILKTVGYTVVEFKGGKGELAGEYSFTPVISPTLNIKELPRKDKDILPIIIKVPDTETVSLLTQEKGKSAKGKKAELGLDLAGIPMLGATAGAPQQQILVGYNPDDFEPVAKLLNLLNNKIDIPAAQIQIEALVIEIDSDRLDALGVDFGGAQGGLTGQFPPPNPSTGAFNPFSIVFDRTILGTATDFNTQLQALISIGTAEILSRPSVLVLDGRQARIQVGQQIPIVKTTSTQTAVSKSVDYIPVGIVLNLRPRVSADLTRITIQIETIITETEERLGALAATSGVQEAPLINNRKVQSFVRVTNNTPFIVGGLISKKETELISGVPILSSIPFFGKLFQSSTIETKRKEVIVVITPHVITELGSNFSRVIPLDSDIFNITGNLLFQNNYRVKNADIYDLSFIYESPVFMKMLEDVATAAEIDKTLAMTQPFKGLLEGEIPGEAILVRRMIYEIIRNHKYYESIDPKKVIFFMQSQDDPAGFDVKGLAGYIKDIAKNNALRLSYSVHEKASASKPFVQPTADLEYIPASRGFNYKSELEKTNIYGATSEEDVFTIIVKDASHERRLYEVLIMKKLLDINPDLKLTLNYFKPGIDILFPAPEILEKNTHVVSRDVARYFYEVNNYYGVFEKEFNRETAAVGRLLENR encoded by the coding sequence GTGAAAAAGTTTCTCAAAACTCTTACTCTTCTTATGATACTCCCGCTGGCGCTGGTGGGACAATCGATGCGGGATTTGGAATACCAAGTTATAAAGCTCAGTTATGTTGAAGTGGATAGGGCCCTGGCCATTCTTAAGACAGTGGGCTATACGGTGGTTGAATTTAAAGGCGGCAAAGGCGAGCTGGCGGGAGAATACAGTTTTACTCCAGTTATTAGCCCTACACTTAATATCAAGGAATTGCCCAGGAAAGATAAAGATATACTCCCCATCATCATCAAGGTGCCAGACACCGAGACCGTCAGTCTGCTTACACAGGAAAAAGGGAAATCGGCCAAAGGTAAAAAAGCGGAATTGGGCCTTGATCTCGCCGGAATCCCCATGCTAGGGGCTACCGCCGGCGCCCCTCAGCAGCAGATCCTCGTCGGCTATAATCCCGACGATTTTGAGCCGGTGGCGAAACTTCTCAATCTGCTGAATAATAAAATTGACATCCCCGCGGCACAGATCCAGATCGAAGCGTTGGTCATCGAAATTGACTCCGATAGACTGGACGCACTGGGAGTCGATTTCGGTGGTGCTCAGGGAGGCTTAACGGGCCAGTTTCCGCCGCCCAATCCAAGTACCGGGGCGTTTAATCCTTTCTCGATAGTGTTCGATAGGACAATCCTCGGCACAGCTACAGATTTCAACACTCAGCTCCAGGCCCTTATCAGCATCGGCACCGCCGAAATTCTATCTCGGCCCTCCGTGCTGGTACTGGACGGTCGACAGGCGAGGATTCAGGTGGGCCAGCAGATCCCCATCGTAAAGACCACCAGCACGCAGACAGCAGTTTCAAAATCTGTTGATTACATCCCGGTGGGTATTGTCCTCAACCTCAGGCCACGGGTGAGCGCGGATCTGACTCGGATCACTATCCAGATCGAGACCATCATCACCGAGACGGAAGAGCGTCTCGGCGCGCTGGCCGCCACTTCGGGTGTTCAGGAGGCGCCTCTCATCAACAACCGCAAAGTGCAGTCGTTTGTCCGTGTGACTAACAACACGCCCTTCATCGTGGGCGGACTCATCTCCAAAAAAGAGACCGAGCTGATATCTGGCGTTCCCATTCTCTCTTCCATTCCGTTCTTTGGGAAGCTCTTCCAAAGCTCCACCATAGAGACCAAGCGTAAAGAGGTCATCGTCGTTATTACACCACACGTTATTACCGAACTGGGCAGCAACTTCAGCCGCGTTATCCCCTTGGACTCAGACATATTCAACATTACCGGCAATCTACTCTTCCAGAACAACTACCGTGTTAAAAACGCCGACATTTACGACCTCAGTTTCATCTATGAAAGCCCTGTTTTCATGAAAATGCTTGAGGATGTGGCCACCGCCGCTGAAATAGACAAGACGCTGGCAATGACACAGCCGTTCAAGGGACTTCTCGAGGGGGAAATTCCCGGCGAGGCGATCCTCGTGAGGAGGATGATTTATGAAATCATCAGAAATCATAAATACTACGAGTCTATTGACCCTAAGAAGGTGATCTTCTTCATGCAGTCCCAAGATGACCCCGCCGGTTTCGATGTGAAGGGCCTTGCGGGATATATCAAGGATATTGCAAAAAACAATGCATTAAGGCTGAGTTATTCAGTCCATGAAAAAGCCTCAGCGTCGAAACCGTTCGTGCAGCCTACGGCCGACTTGGAATACATTCCTGCCAGCCGTGGATTCAACTACAAAAGCGAGCTGGAAAAGACAAACATCTATGGTGCCACATCAGAGGAGGACGTCTTTACTATCATAGTGAAAGATGCCAGTCATGAGCGGCGTCTCTATGAAGTGCTCATCATGAAGAAGTTATTGGATATCAATCCTGATCTCAAACTTACTCTCAACTATTTCAAGCCTGGCATCGACATCCTCTTCCCGGCGCCGGAAATCCTAGAGAAAAATACCCACGTGGTATCCAGGGACGTGGCACGATATTTCTATGAAGTAAACAACTATTACGGTGTGTTCGAGAAAGAATTCAACCGAGAAACCGCCGCAGTAGGCCGTTTGCTTGAAAATCGGTAA